A stretch of DNA from Manihot esculenta cultivar AM560-2 chromosome 7, M.esculenta_v8, whole genome shotgun sequence:
TCATGTAAGTTTAGTTTGCAAATTGGAGAGAAAAAGGACCAACTTACCGAAGCTTCATCATCCAGTAGATAGCGGCCCTCTCTTTGAATTCTTTGGTTATCAACTTCAATATTTGGGATGTGAGAAATGAAAGCCCAATCCGCACCCTTTCTATTTCCACATCTTTCCTTCAATTGGGGACAGTCATCGATATCCAATTCTCGTAACGAGGTGAGGGAACGCATCTCTTGAGGCAGACACTTTATTGCCGGACAAATCTCAATGGTTAGTCTTTGAAGACAAGTGAGATTCCGCAGTCCATCTGGAGGTAGAGATTCGAGCTCTTTAATGTCCCTAATCCAAAGGTTCTTCAATTTAGAGAGAGGAGGAATgattgaggaagaagaagagattgaTGGTGTGAATATTTGGTGCACAAGTTGTGGGCTTGCGTGCAGCAAATGTAGTGAATCATCGAGAGATGGAAACTGAGGGATGGACTTCAAATTAGGGCAGTCCTCACAAACGAAATATGAAAGACAAGGAAATTGGAGTAGCTCAAGAGCTGTCGAATcatcctccttcttcttctgccaTCCTTTAAGCTTAGGACAACCATATAGCACGAGAGTCTTTAGGGATGGAAAGAATGATGTTGGTTGTCCCTCAATCTCCATGTATTCTAAATCATCTACTCCCCAAATCTCTAGATATTGAAGAGAAGGGATTTGATCCATTGGTGGGAGATGCTGATATCTCTTGCAATTCCATATACAGAGATAGACAAGATTCGTGAGGGAAGAGAACCAACTTGGGAACCTCCTGCCTCCATAgccaaacacaagtaactctttaAGATTGGGATGTGGTTGGAGATTTTGGAATGCCATTTCATCTCTATCAACATTTGAATCTTCCCAACTCTCCTCCCAACGTAGTTTCAATGATTGAAGGAGTGGCTTCTCTTTCAAATTAACATTTACAATCTCATCATCCACACATCCCAGATTTCTAATTTCAAGACGTCCCCTCAAATTGTTAAGCTTAttcaattcatttatttttccaACATCCTTTGAGGAAATATGCCCTTTTCCCACTACGAACAGTGACAACGTCTGAAGTGAAGTCAACTGCCCAAGCCCACGTGGCATATGAGTCAAAGAGTTACAACCTTCACAATATAAATGCCTAAGATTCACAAGCTTTTTAATATCTTTAGGCAATTCTTTGAGCTCGTCACAATAAGAGACATCTAATACTTGTAAATTCAGCAAATCCGTAATAGAATTTGAAAGTGCTTTAAGTTTCTCGTTATCGGAAACGTCAAGATATCTTAGATATTTTAGCATTTTTATAGAATTATCCATTATTCTATATGAATGCATAGTAAATACAcgcaaaaattttaaatttttataaataaatagctGATCGACATTATGTTCCTCAGACAAAAGAATCGATCGTACTCTTTTTGCATTgttaagaatttcttgtggtgcAACAACTAAATTCAATGCTACATGATGGGTTTTCTCATCAATATTTGGTGCATCAGAATTTACTAGCTGAATCCTCTTTCCACCCACTGTGGTTGCGAGATCGtgcattaaatcatgcattttACAGCTTTCTACATTTCCACATCTATCTCTTTCCACCTCTTGAAAAAATGACCTCCACCACAGTTTCATAAAATATTCAAGCCCAATATCTTCAAGACAATCACTCGTACTTGGTGATTCAATAAACCCTTGTGCAATCCAAAGATGGATTAATGTTTTCACATCAATCACATAATCTTTTGGATATATTGCGCAATATGCAAAACAATGCTTCAAATGTGATGGGAGATGATCATAACTTAGCTTCAGTGTTGGCATAATATCATTACCATCTTGACTTATTCTTGAGAGTTCTTTTGTTAAAAAGGGCAACCACTCAGTTTCTGGATTTTTCGCATACAAGAGACTTGCTATAGTTTTTATTGCAAGTGGAACTCCATGACATTTCTTCAAAATCTCCTTTCCCATCTCTCTtacatttgcatgttttggctCCTGCCCCTTAAGTGCTACATGCAAAAACAAAGACCAAGACTCATCCAGAGACAACCCTTCCAAAACATGTGGTGCTGTTGTGCCAGATATATCTGCCACCTTTTTAGAGCGAGTGGTTATTAATATCTTACTTCCACTAGAGCCACCCACTAATAATCTCTTTAAATTCTGCCATTTTTCTCTATTCTCATTCCACACATCATCTAGAACAAGCAGATATTTCTTCccactaataattttttccagTCTAGACTTCAATGCTTCTAACCCAAGATCTTCCGATTTATTCCCTGTTGCAGACTCTAGAATCTTTCCAACAGTCAttttcacatcaaaaggttcTGAAACACACACCCATATTCTTGGCTCAAATGAATTCTTAATCATTTCATCATTCAATATGATTTGAGCAAGAGTGGTCTTCCCTAATCCTCCAATTCCAACAATTGAGAGGACTGAAACACACTCTTCACCATTGGAAGACAATACAAGTTGTGTAATTGCCTTTTTGTCACCCTCTCTCCCAATAACCACTTCAGGTAAAGAGGACGTAGTTTGATCCCTCCATACAATACTCTCCTGATCAGTACGAAcctctaaattaaattttctgtCAGCTTCAATATCAGCTAGCCTCTCCCTAATCGCCTTAACTTTATGACCCattttaaaaccataaacaagTTTATTTGAAGACGAAAAGAAGAGACTTACCTCCTTTGTCATTCTATTTCCAGTCATCACTCGGCGCCTTAGGGCTTCTGTGGCGAAGTCATCTACCAAATCATCAGCATCATAAACCACTTCTTCTAGCCTCTCAAGCCAGCATTTCACTTGACGGTTAAGTTTCTGCTGCTCCTCAGCATCCAGAAGAACGTTGCGAATACTAGAAACTGTGGCCTCAAGTTTCTTAAGCTCACCTTTGACGCCCCACCACAATCCGATCTCATGAAGGGCTCGAGAACCCAGCTTGGTAATGATATCTCCGACAACGTTAGAGAGAACTCCGTCGGCCATTTTGGGTGT
This window harbors:
- the LOC110619482 gene encoding putative disease resistance protein RGA3, with product MADGVLSNVVGDIITKLGSRALHEIGLWWGVKGELKKLEATVSSIRNVLLDAEEQQKLNRQVKCWLERLEEVVYDADDLVDDFATEALRRRVMTGNRMTKEVSLFFSSSNKLVYGFKMGHKVKAIRERLADIEADRKFNLEVRTDQESIVWRDQTTSSLPEVVIGREGDKKAITQLVLSSNGEECVSVLSIVGIGGLGKTTLAQIILNDEMIKNSFEPRIWVCVSEPFDVKMTVGKILESATGNKSEDLGLEALKSRLEKIISGKKYLLVLDDVWNENREKWQNLKRLLVGGSSGSKILITTRSKKVADISGTTAPHVLEGLSLDESWSLFLHVALKGQEPKHANVREMGKEILKKCHGVPLAIKTIASLLYAKNPETEWLPFLTKELSRISQDGNDIMPTLKLSYDHLPSHLKHCFAYCAIYPKDYVIDVKTLIHLWIAQGFIESPSTSDCLEDIGLEYFMKLWWRSFFQEVERDRCGNVESCKMHDLMHDLATTVGGKRIQLVNSDAPNIDEKTHHVALNLVVAPQEILNNAKRVRSILLSEEHNVDQLFIYKNLKFLRVFTMHSYRIMDNSIKMLKYLRYLDVSDNEKLKALSNSITDLLNLQVLDVSYCDELKELPKDIKKLVNLRHLYCEGCNSLTHMPRGLGQLTSLQTLSLFVVGKGHISSKDVGKINELNKLNNLRGRLEIRNLGCVDDEIVNVNLKEKPLLQSLKLRWEESWEDSNVDRDEMAFQNLQPHPNLKELLVFGYGGRRFPSWFSSLTNLVYLCIWNCKRYQHLPPMDQIPSLQYLEIWGVDDLEYMEIEGQPTSFFPSLKTLVLYGCPKLKGWQKKKEDDSTALELLQFPCLSYFVCEDCPNLKSIPQFPSLDDSLHLLHASPQLVHQIFTPSISSSSSIIPPLSKLKNLWIRDIKELESLPPDGLRNLTCLQRLTIEICPAIKCLPQEMRSLTSLRELDIDDCPQLKERCGNRKGADWAFISHIPNIEVDNQRIQREGRYLLDDEASINEG